A genome region from Trichocoleus sp. includes the following:
- the psbM gene encoding photosystem II reaction center protein PsbM: protein MQVNDLGFVATILFILVPAVFLIILYIQTASREGNKS from the coding sequence ATGCAAGTTAATGATTTAGGTTTTGTAGCAACAATTCTGTTCATTCTGGTTCCCGCCGTTTTCCTGATTATTCTTTATATCCAGACCGCCAGCCGGGAAGGAAACAAATCCTGA
- a CDS encoding 2Fe-2S iron-sulfur cluster-binding protein yields the protein MDQISEAPEVEAVPPAKPSFGGTIKFVKENKEAIAADGANLRFKALENGIDLYTFMGKMMNCGGYGQCGTCIVEVVEGMENLSPRTEVEERKLKKRSANCRLACQTLVHGSVSIVTKPEK from the coding sequence ATGGATCAGATCTCGGAAGCTCCTGAGGTTGAGGCAGTTCCCCCGGCAAAGCCTTCATTTGGCGGAACGATCAAGTTTGTTAAAGAGAATAAAGAAGCGATTGCAGCGGATGGAGCAAATCTGCGATTTAAGGCACTAGAAAATGGGATTGATCTCTACACCTTCATGGGCAAGATGATGAACTGTGGGGGGTATGGTCAGTGTGGAACTTGCATTGTAGAAGTGGTGGAAGGAATGGAAAACCTATCACCCCGCACTGAGGTTGAGGAGCGCAAGCTGAAAAAGCGATCGGCAAACTGTCGTCTGGCTTGTCAAACGCTCGTTCATGGCTCTGTCAGCATTGTGACAAAACCTGAGAAGTAG
- the psbB gene encoding photosystem II chlorophyll-binding protein CP47, with the protein MGLPWYRVHTVVLNDPGRLIAVHLMHTALVAGWAGSMALYELAIYDPSDPVLNPMWRQGMFVMPFMARLGVTGSWGGWSITGETGVDPGFWSFEGVAAAHIILSGLLFLAACWHWVYWDLELFRDPRTGEPALDLPKMFGIHLFLSGLLCFGFGAFHLTGLFGPGMWVSDPYGLTGSVQPVAPAWGPEGFDPFNPGGIVAHHIAAGVVGIIAGLFHLTVRPPERLYRALRMGNIETVLSSSIAAVFFAAFVVAGTMWYGSAATPIELYGPTRYQWDSSYFQQEIDRRVQASLSEGASPAEAWSDVPEKLAFYDYIGNNPAKGGLFRTGPMDKGDGIAEGWLGHAVFTDSEGRELTVRRMPNFFETFPVILTDKDGVIRADIPFRRAESKYSFEQVGVKASFYGGELNGEVYDDPALVKRFARKAQLGELFKFDRETLNSDGVFRTSPRGWFTYGHAVFALLFFFGHLWHGSRTLFRDVFAGVDPDLAEEQVEWGFYQKVGDKSTRRKEAV; encoded by the coding sequence ATGGGACTACCCTGGTATCGAGTACACACAGTCGTCCTGAATGACCCAGGTCGGCTGATTGCTGTACACCTGATGCACACTGCTCTGGTGGCAGGTTGGGCTGGCTCGATGGCACTCTATGAGCTGGCAATCTACGACCCCAGTGATCCAGTACTCAATCCGATGTGGCGTCAAGGCATGTTCGTCATGCCCTTCATGGCACGATTAGGTGTAACTGGCTCTTGGGGCGGTTGGAGTATCACTGGCGAAACGGGCGTTGATCCTGGTTTCTGGTCGTTTGAAGGTGTGGCTGCTGCTCACATCATTCTTTCAGGTTTGCTGTTCCTGGCTGCCTGCTGGCACTGGGTTTATTGGGATCTTGAACTTTTCAGAGATCCTCGTACAGGTGAACCGGCACTCGACTTGCCCAAAATGTTTGGTATTCACCTGTTTCTCTCTGGTTTGCTTTGCTTCGGATTTGGTGCATTCCACTTAACAGGTCTATTTGGTCCTGGAATGTGGGTGTCTGATCCTTATGGTTTGACAGGTAGTGTTCAACCCGTTGCACCTGCCTGGGGACCAGAAGGCTTCGATCCGTTTAATCCTGGCGGTATCGTTGCTCACCATATTGCGGCAGGAGTGGTTGGCATTATCGCTGGTTTGTTCCACTTGACAGTCCGACCGCCGGAGCGCCTCTATCGGGCTCTACGGATGGGGAACATTGAAACGGTTCTGTCCAGCAGTATCGCAGCTGTGTTCTTCGCTGCTTTTGTGGTTGCTGGAACGATGTGGTACGGCAGTGCAGCGACGCCGATCGAATTGTATGGACCAACCCGTTATCAGTGGGATAGCAGCTACTTCCAGCAAGAGATCGATCGCCGCGTTCAGGCAAGTCTTTCGGAAGGAGCAAGCCCTGCTGAAGCCTGGTCTGATGTTCCTGAGAAACTGGCATTCTACGACTACATCGGTAACAACCCTGCAAAAGGTGGTCTGTTCCGTACAGGTCCAATGGATAAGGGGGATGGAATTGCGGAAGGTTGGCTGGGTCACGCAGTTTTCACAGACAGCGAAGGCCGTGAGCTAACAGTTCGTCGTATGCCTAACTTCTTTGAAACTTTCCCTGTCATTCTGACCGATAAGGATGGCGTCATCCGCGCTGATATTCCTTTCCGTCGGGCTGAATCGAAGTACAGCTTCGAGCAAGTTGGCGTGAAGGCAAGCTTCTACGGTGGTGAACTGAACGGAGAAGTCTATGACGATCCAGCTCTAGTCAAGCGGTTTGCCCGTAAAGCTCAGCTTGGAGAACTGTTTAAGTTCGATCGGGAAACGCTCAACTCTGACGGGGTATTCCGCACGAGCCCTCGTGGTTGGTTTACCTACGGACATGCAGTCTTCGCCCTTCTGTTCTTCTTTGGGCATCTCTGGCACGGCTCTCGTACTCTGTTCCGAGATGTTTTTGCTGGGGTTGATCCTGACCTTGCAGAAGAGCAAGTTGAATGGGGCTTCTATCAGAAGGTTGGTGACAAGTCCACCCGTCGAAAGGAAGCTGTCTAA
- a CDS encoding photosystem II reaction center protein T: MESVAYILVLALAIFVLFFAIAFREPPRITKD, translated from the coding sequence ATGGAAAGCGTTGCATATATTCTCGTTTTGGCATTGGCGATCTTCGTTTTGTTCTTCGCGATCGCCTTCCGCGAACCCCCTCGCATTACTAAAGACTAA
- the nrdR gene encoding transcriptional regulator NrdR translates to MRCPFCQFPDNRVLESRSAESGHSVRRRRECLQCSRRFTTYERIEFVPIVVIKRNGDRESFDRSKVLRGVTRACEKTGTSPAQLDNLVDEIEMELQQRSVREVNSSEIGELVLIHLRNLNEVAYIRFASVYKQFQGIRDFVETLNHLQSTSPIDHSLQDLSTDPIEPFLSDRESAPTSLHSV, encoded by the coding sequence ATGCGATGTCCTTTTTGTCAGTTTCCAGACAATCGAGTTTTGGAATCGCGTTCAGCTGAGTCAGGTCATAGTGTTCGTCGTCGTCGAGAATGTTTGCAGTGTAGTCGTCGCTTCACGACTTACGAACGTATTGAATTTGTGCCAATTGTTGTAATTAAACGCAACGGTGATCGAGAGTCATTCGATCGCTCTAAAGTTTTGCGGGGTGTAACCCGTGCCTGTGAAAAGACGGGCACTTCGCCGGCTCAGCTTGATAATTTGGTTGATGAAATTGAAATGGAGTTGCAGCAGCGATCAGTTCGTGAAGTGAACAGCAGCGAAATTGGTGAGCTGGTTCTAATTCACCTCCGTAACTTGAACGAAGTTGCCTATATTCGCTTTGCCTCAGTCTATAAGCAGTTTCAAGGAATTCGAGACTTTGTTGAAACACTCAATCACTTACAAAGTACTTCTCCAATTGACCACTCGCTGCAAGATTTATCAACAGACCCCATAGAGCCTTTTTTAAGCGATCGAGAGTCCGCTCCGACTTCGCTTCATTCTGTTTAA
- a CDS encoding 30S ribosomal protein S1 produces MVNQEVTDIGFTHEDFAALLDQYDYHFNPGDIVAGTVFSLEPRGALIDIGAKTAAYIPIQEMSINRIEAPEEVLQSNETREFFILTDENEDGQLTLSIRRIEYMRAWERVRQLQAEDATVRSAVFATNRGGALVRIEGLRGFIPGSHISTRKPKEELVGEELPLKFLEVDEDRNRLVLSHRRALVERKMNRLEVGEVVIGTVRGLKPYGAFIDIGGVSGLLHISEISHDHIDTPHSVFNVNDEVKVMIIDLDAERGRISLSTKQLEPEPGDMVKNPQLVYDKAEEMAAKYREKMMQQAQPAAAVEEIIEDLPPAIEE; encoded by the coding sequence ATGGTCAATCAGGAAGTAACGGATATCGGTTTTACCCACGAGGATTTTGCTGCTCTCCTCGATCAATACGACTATCATTTCAATCCGGGAGACATTGTCGCCGGAACAGTATTTAGCCTTGAGCCGAGGGGGGCACTGATTGACATTGGTGCTAAAACGGCTGCTTACATTCCAATTCAGGAGATGTCGATCAATCGCATCGAAGCTCCTGAAGAGGTGTTGCAATCTAACGAAACCCGCGAGTTCTTCATCCTCACTGACGAAAATGAAGATGGACAACTGACGCTCTCGATCCGTCGCATTGAATATATGCGTGCCTGGGAACGAGTTCGCCAGCTTCAGGCTGAGGATGCAACGGTGCGTTCTGCTGTCTTCGCTACAAACCGGGGCGGCGCACTTGTGCGAATTGAAGGACTACGAGGTTTCATTCCTGGTTCTCACATCAGCACTCGTAAGCCGAAAGAAGAATTGGTGGGCGAAGAATTGCCGCTGAAGTTTCTAGAGGTTGATGAAGACCGTAATCGACTGGTTCTCAGCCATCGTCGTGCTCTTGTTGAGCGCAAGATGAACCGTCTGGAAGTGGGCGAGGTTGTCATTGGAACAGTCCGCGGCTTGAAGCCCTATGGCGCATTCATTGATATCGGTGGTGTGAGCGGTCTGCTACACATCTCTGAGATTTCTCATGATCATATTGATACGCCACACAGCGTCTTCAATGTTAATGATGAAGTTAAAGTCATGATCATTGATCTGGATGCAGAGCGAGGACGCATTTCTCTGTCTACAAAACAGCTGGAGCCTGAACCAGGTGATATGGTGAAGAATCCCCAGCTTGTTTATGACAAAGCGGAAGAAATGGCAGCAAAATATCGAGAGAAAATGATGCAGCAAGCTCAACCTGCTGCCGCAGTGGAAGAGATCATTGAAGATTTACCCCCTGCGATCGAAGAATAG
- a CDS encoding HAD-IA family hydrolase has translation MATLQCRGTQFAEVQAVIFDKDGTLANVESFLRSLAQRRARLIDAQVPGVQEPLLMAFGIDSDQINPAGLMAVGSRQENEIAAAAYVAETGQDWVKALNIVHKAFVEADKGTQRKADDTPLVNGAFPLLQRLTDAGLTLALLSSDSDRNVQDFVAKYQLENFFSVQVGVDGFLSKAEPQLLEKVMAQLGTVSERTVVVGDSDLDLQIARSLGARGYIGVTGGWSKCPHIHADVLVEHLSEIEVVT, from the coding sequence GTGGCAACGCTTCAATGTAGGGGAACTCAATTTGCAGAGGTTCAGGCAGTTATTTTTGATAAAGATGGAACTCTGGCAAATGTGGAATCATTTCTGAGAAGCTTGGCGCAGCGTCGAGCTCGATTGATTGATGCTCAAGTTCCTGGCGTTCAAGAGCCACTGCTCATGGCATTTGGCATTGATAGCGATCAAATCAACCCTGCTGGATTAATGGCAGTGGGTTCACGTCAGGAAAATGAAATTGCAGCAGCGGCTTACGTGGCGGAGACGGGTCAAGATTGGGTAAAAGCACTGAACATTGTTCATAAAGCGTTTGTTGAAGCAGACAAGGGGACGCAGCGCAAGGCAGACGATACTCCTCTAGTGAATGGAGCATTCCCTTTGCTCCAGCGCTTGACTGATGCAGGTTTAACTTTAGCGCTATTGTCTTCAGATAGCGATCGCAATGTTCAAGACTTTGTTGCGAAGTATCAGCTAGAAAATTTTTTTTCAGTTCAAGTTGGCGTTGATGGTTTTTTGTCCAAAGCTGAACCGCAGTTGCTAGAGAAGGTTATGGCTCAGCTGGGTACGGTTTCTGAACGAACAGTCGTAGTTGGTGATTCAGACCTTGATCTACAGATTGCTCGTAGTTTAGGAGCTAGAGGCTATATCGGGGTTACGGGAGGTTGGTCAAAATGCCCTCACATTCATGCGGATGTTTTAGTTGAACATCTAAGTGAAATTGAGGTTGTAACATGA